One window from the genome of Asterias rubens chromosome 11, eAstRub1.3, whole genome shotgun sequence encodes:
- the LOC117296930 gene encoding uncharacterized protein LOC117296930, whose amino-acid sequence MTSWGCDHERTAREAYFKVTASKHSSFSINDAGLFINPDTPFIGATPDGLVHCDCCGDGVLEVKCPYSKKDVPMETACADPSFYLSTSDQVNNQGKPFSWKVTQTQTMTRPKKT is encoded by the exons ATGGGGATGTGATCATGAGCGCACTGCAAGGGAAGCATATTTTAAAGTCACAGCATCAAAGCATTCATCCTTCTCTATCAATGATGCTGGGTTGTTCATCAATCCAGACACACCCTTCATTGGAGCTACACCAGATGGCCTTGTGCATTGTGACTGCTGTGGTGATGGTGTATTGGAGGTTAAATGTCCTTACAGTAAGAAGGATGTCCCTATGGAGACTGCTTGTGCTGACCCCTCATTTTATTTATCCACATCTGACCAAG TAAACAACCAAGGCAAACCATTCTCCTGGAAAGTAACACAGACTCAGACGATGACGAGACCCAAAAAGACTTAG